The following coding sequences lie in one Pseudoxanthomonas sp. SE1 genomic window:
- a CDS encoding NADH:flavin oxidoreductase/NADH oxidase: MSRLFSPLDLGPLSLANRIVIAPMCQYSSEQGRATDWHAFHWPNLAQSGAGLAIIEATAVDPRGRISWADLGLWDDTTEAAFARALAATRRYSSMPIGVQLAHAGRKASTHRPWDDHGAQIAPDAPHGWQTVSASPLAYSEGQHPPLALDQAGIDAIVAAFADSAQRAVRLGLDLIEIHAAHGYLLHQFLSPLSNRREDAYGGTLENRMRLVLQVFDAIKAAVPGTMAVGIRISATDWMEGGWDLAQSIALAKALDARGCHFIHVSSGGLHPAQKITLEPGYQVPFAAAIKQQVAMPVIAVGLITEPKQAEEILLQDRADAIGLARGILYDPRWPWHAAAALGARIAVAPQYLRSAPREYAASFVQAR, encoded by the coding sequence ATGAGTCGCCTGTTCTCGCCCCTCGATCTGGGGCCGCTGTCGCTTGCCAACCGCATCGTCATCGCGCCGATGTGCCAGTACTCCTCCGAACAAGGCCGTGCCACCGACTGGCATGCTTTCCATTGGCCGAACCTGGCCCAGTCCGGTGCCGGGCTGGCGATCATCGAAGCGACTGCGGTCGACCCGCGTGGGCGCATCAGCTGGGCCGACCTCGGCTTGTGGGATGACACGACCGAAGCCGCGTTCGCCAGGGCGCTGGCAGCGACGCGCCGCTACTCCTCCATGCCGATCGGCGTGCAGCTGGCGCACGCCGGGCGAAAGGCGTCCACGCATCGTCCCTGGGATGACCATGGTGCGCAGATCGCGCCGGATGCACCGCATGGCTGGCAGACGGTGTCCGCATCGCCGCTCGCCTACAGCGAAGGCCAGCATCCGCCGCTGGCGTTGGACCAGGCGGGCATCGATGCCATCGTCGCCGCGTTCGCCGACAGTGCGCAGCGTGCGGTACGGCTGGGTCTGGACCTGATCGAGATCCATGCCGCGCATGGCTATCTGCTGCACCAGTTCCTGTCGCCGCTCAGCAACCGGCGCGAGGATGCATATGGCGGCACGCTGGAAAACCGCATGCGCCTGGTGCTGCAGGTGTTCGATGCGATCAAGGCGGCGGTGCCCGGCACGATGGCCGTCGGCATCCGCATTTCCGCCACCGACTGGATGGAGGGCGGCTGGGACCTGGCGCAGAGCATCGCGCTGGCGAAGGCGCTCGACGCACGCGGTTGCCACTTCATCCATGTCTCCAGCGGCGGCCTGCATCCCGCGCAGAAGATCACCCTTGAGCCGGGTTACCAGGTGCCGTTCGCGGCGGCGATCAAGCAGCAGGTGGCGATGCCGGTGATCGCGGTAGGCCTGATCACCGAGCCGAAACAGGCCGAAGAGATCCTGCTGCAGGACCGGGCAGATGCCATCGGGCTTGCACGCGGCATCCTGTACGACCCGCGCTGGCCATGGCACGCCGCCGCGGCGCTGGGCGCAAGGATCGCGGTCGCGCCGCAGTACCTGCGCAGCGCGCCGCGCGAGTACGCGGCGAGCTTCGTGCAGGCGCGTTAG
- the fis gene encoding DNA-binding transcriptional regulator Fis — MNAASTRQDTPRATSRPPLREHVALSVRRYLRDLDGCDADDVYEIVLREMEIPLFVEVLNHCDGNQSRAAALLGIHRATLRKKLKDYGLA; from the coding sequence TTGAACGCTGCCTCCACCCGTCAGGACACGCCACGCGCCACGTCGCGCCCGCCGCTGCGCGAACATGTCGCACTGTCCGTCCGCCGCTACCTGCGTGACCTGGATGGCTGCGACGCGGACGACGTCTATGAGATCGTGCTGCGCGAAATGGAGATCCCGCTGTTCGTGGAAGTATTGAACCATTGCGACGGCAACCAGAGCCGCGCGGCCGCCTTGCTGGGCATCCATCGCGCCACGCTGCGCAAGAAGCTCAAGGACTACGGACTGGCCTGA
- a CDS encoding DUF3426 domain-containing protein — translation MFTACPHCQFLVARDPHADAAPADCPRCGRSLATADQPATGSSPSLATFLNPAPTGADALPDARSDDTPATTPAAGEAAVSRDIAPDAPDVAIPADGTPDITAHAADAASPEDATPIDDIPVDAMPEDAAPSTIEPAPVITATPTRKAKGPRFLQRTRTMPVHAARARWQWVAVGALAALLCVQVVLADRARLATQAGWRPVVMVLCGVFRCDVPTWHEPGAFTMLSRDVRPVIGQAGTLQVQATFRNEARWEQGWPVILLTLKDADGRTLGARALEPRDYLPQEEVSSSIGPGQSAQMAVLVREPSANVVAFSFDFR, via the coding sequence ATGTTCACGGCCTGCCCGCACTGCCAGTTCCTGGTCGCCCGCGACCCGCATGCCGATGCGGCGCCTGCAGACTGTCCACGCTGCGGCAGATCGTTGGCGACGGCGGATCAGCCCGCAACAGGCTCATCGCCCAGCCTTGCGACCTTTCTGAATCCTGCGCCGACGGGCGCGGATGCGTTGCCCGACGCGCGATCGGACGACACGCCCGCGACAACACCGGCGGCAGGGGAAGCGGCCGTTTCGCGAGACATCGCGCCTGACGCGCCTGACGTGGCGATACCCGCCGATGGCACGCCCGACATCACCGCGCACGCGGCAGATGCTGCATCGCCGGAAGACGCGACGCCGATCGATGACATCCCGGTCGATGCAATGCCAGAGGATGCAGCGCCTTCCACCATCGAGCCGGCACCCGTCATCACCGCCACGCCCACGCGCAAGGCAAAGGGTCCCCGGTTCCTGCAACGCACGCGCACCATGCCGGTGCATGCAGCCCGCGCACGCTGGCAATGGGTTGCCGTGGGTGCACTTGCAGCATTGCTGTGCGTGCAGGTCGTACTGGCCGATCGCGCCCGCCTCGCGACACAGGCGGGATGGCGACCGGTCGTGATGGTGCTGTGCGGCGTGTTCCGCTGTGACGTGCCGACATGGCACGAACCCGGTGCGTTCACCATGCTGAGTCGCGACGTGCGCCCGGTCATCGGCCAGGCGGGAACACTGCAGGTGCAGGCCACGTTCCGCAACGAGGCCCGCTGGGAACAGGGCTGGCCGGTGATCCTGCTGACGCTGAAGGATGCCGATGGCCGCACCCTGGGCGCGCGCGCGCTGGAGCCGCGCGACTATCTGCCGCAGGAGGAGGTGTCATCGTCCATCGGCCCCGGGCAGAGCGCCCAGATGGCCGTGCTTGTACGCGAGCCGAGCGCGAACGTCGTCGCATTCTCCTTCGACTTCCGTTAA
- the purD gene encoding phosphoribosylamine--glycine ligase yields MKVLVIGSGGREHALAWKLAQSPRVDEVIVAPGNAGTATEAKCRNAAIKVTDIEGLLALVQAEGIGLTVVGPEVPLVAGVVDRFRLAGLRIFGPTAAAAQLEGSKAFAKDFLARHGIPTAFYAVHTEVEAALAYVREKGAPIVVKADGLAAGKGVIVAMTLQEAEAAVRDMLSGNAFGDAGARVVIEEFLEGEEASFISMVDGTTALPMATSQDHKRVGDGDTGPNTGGMGAYSPAPVVTPEVHARVMREVVNPTVQGMIADGVPFTGFLYAGLMIDDRGAPKVIEFNVRFGDPETQPVMLRLQSDLVDLVEAAIDGRLDVTEAQWDPRPSLGVVMAASPYPDTPRTGDVIAGLDEVPATAKVFHAGTALDAEGRVVSAGGRVLCVAALGDSVSDAQRNAYAGVDKVRWTNEFHRSDIGWRAIARERVGA; encoded by the coding sequence TTGAAAGTCCTGGTCATCGGTTCCGGCGGTCGCGAGCACGCGCTGGCGTGGAAGCTGGCGCAGTCGCCGCGCGTGGACGAGGTGATCGTGGCGCCCGGCAACGCCGGCACCGCGACCGAGGCCAAGTGCCGCAACGCGGCCATCAAGGTCACCGACATCGAAGGCCTGCTGGCGCTGGTGCAGGCAGAAGGCATCGGCCTGACCGTCGTCGGCCCCGAGGTGCCGCTGGTGGCGGGCGTGGTGGACCGGTTCCGCCTGGCCGGCCTGCGCATCTTCGGCCCCACCGCTGCCGCCGCGCAGCTGGAAGGCAGCAAGGCATTCGCGAAAGACTTCCTTGCACGCCATGGTATTCCGACCGCGTTCTATGCGGTGCACACCGAGGTGGAGGCGGCACTCGCGTATGTCCGCGAGAAGGGCGCGCCCATCGTCGTGAAAGCCGACGGCCTGGCGGCTGGCAAGGGCGTCATCGTGGCGATGACATTGCAGGAAGCGGAAGCGGCGGTGCGCGACATGCTGTCGGGCAACGCGTTCGGTGATGCCGGTGCGCGCGTGGTGATCGAGGAATTCCTGGAAGGTGAGGAGGCCAGCTTCATCTCGATGGTCGACGGCACCACCGCGCTACCCATGGCGACCAGCCAGGACCACAAGCGCGTCGGCGATGGCGACACCGGCCCCAACACGGGCGGCATGGGCGCCTATTCGCCCGCGCCGGTGGTCACGCCCGAGGTGCATGCGCGCGTGATGCGCGAGGTGGTGAATCCCACCGTGCAGGGCATGATCGCGGACGGCGTGCCGTTCACCGGCTTTCTCTACGCGGGCCTCATGATCGACGACCGCGGTGCGCCGAAGGTGATCGAGTTCAACGTGCGCTTCGGCGACCCCGAGACGCAGCCGGTGATGCTGCGTCTGCAATCCGATCTGGTGGACCTGGTCGAAGCCGCCATCGACGGCCGGCTCGACGTGACCGAGGCGCAGTGGGACCCGCGTCCGTCTCTCGGCGTGGTGATGGCCGCGTCGCCGTATCCGGACACGCCGCGGACCGGCGACGTGATCGCCGGACTGGACGAAGTCCCCGCGACGGCCAAGGTCTTCCATGCCGGGACGGCGCTGGATGCGGAAGGCCGCGTCGTCAGTGCAGGGGGGCGCGTGCTGTGCGTCGCGGCGCTCGGCGACTCGGTGTCCGACGCACAGCGCAACGCCTATGCCGGCGTGGACAAGGTGCGCTGGACGAACGAGTTCCACCGCTCCGACATCGGCTGGCGCGCGATCGCGCGCGAACGCGTGGGCGCCTGA
- the prmA gene encoding 50S ribosomal protein L11 methyltransferase → MPYLELSLRCTETEQPRYETALEDIGALSVTLLDADADTGHERAILEPGVGETPLWKSLVLTALFDADADALTLLAALESFDPGLDWTQVGFRKVEDEDWERAWLDQFKPMRFGARTFIVPWNHEVPAEAGDDAAIVRLDPGLAFGSGTHPTTALCLRWLDGLADDGALEGQRVLDFGCGSGILALAALKLGAAQAVGVDNDPQALLASADNAQRNQVDANFNVYLPEDEPVTTYPVVVANILASALDALADILAARVAPGGRIALSGILKGQEDELLARYATWFDALVATQDGDWMRIDGIRR, encoded by the coding sequence ATGCCTTATCTGGAGCTCTCCCTGCGCTGCACCGAAACCGAGCAGCCGCGCTATGAGACCGCCCTCGAGGACATCGGCGCACTCTCGGTCACGCTGCTGGACGCGGATGCCGACACCGGCCATGAACGGGCCATCCTGGAGCCGGGCGTCGGCGAGACTCCCCTGTGGAAGTCGCTGGTGCTGACCGCATTGTTCGATGCGGATGCCGACGCGCTGACGCTGCTCGCCGCCCTGGAATCATTCGATCCCGGGCTGGACTGGACGCAGGTGGGCTTCCGCAAGGTCGAGGATGAGGACTGGGAACGCGCGTGGCTGGACCAGTTCAAGCCCATGCGCTTCGGCGCCCGTACCTTCATCGTGCCCTGGAACCACGAAGTGCCCGCGGAAGCCGGCGACGACGCCGCCATCGTGCGGCTCGATCCGGGGCTGGCGTTCGGATCCGGCACGCACCCCACTACGGCACTGTGCCTGCGTTGGCTCGACGGGCTCGCCGACGACGGTGCACTGGAGGGCCAGCGCGTGCTGGACTTCGGTTGCGGCTCCGGCATTCTCGCGCTCGCCGCATTGAAACTCGGCGCCGCGCAGGCCGTGGGCGTGGACAACGATCCGCAGGCGCTGCTGGCCAGCGCCGACAATGCGCAGCGCAACCAGGTGGATGCGAACTTCAACGTCTACCTGCCCGAGGACGAACCGGTGACGACCTATCCGGTGGTGGTGGCGAACATCCTGGCCTCGGCACTGGATGCACTGGCCGACATCCTCGCCGCGCGCGTCGCACCCGGTGGCCGCATCGCACTGTCGGGCATCCTCAAGGGACAGGAGGACGAGTTGCTGGCCCGCTACGCGACGTGGTTCGATGCCCTGGTGGCCACGCAGGACGGCGACTGGATGCGTATCGACGGCATCCGTCGCTGA
- the purH gene encoding bifunctional phosphoribosylaminoimidazolecarboxamide formyltransferase/IMP cyclohydrolase, protein MTLDFQPVRRALLSVSDKTGLLDLARALAARNVELLSTGGTARTLRDAGLSVRDVAEVTGFPEMMDGRVKTLHPMVHGGLLGRAGTDDAVMAEHGIGTIDLLVLNLYPFESVTAKADCTLADAVENIDIGGPAMLRSAAKNFARVAVATDPSQYDGIVRELDANDGALSAQTRFALSVAAFNRVAQYDAAISNYLSAVTDTSGDVPVRAAFSAQANGSFVKVMDLRYGENPHQQAAFYRDLYPAPGSLATFTQLQGKELSYNNIADSDAAWECVRQFDAPACVIVKHANPCGVAVGVACGDAYELAYATDPTSAFGGIIAFNRTLDAATAKVILDRQFVEVLIAPDYEPAALDYAAKKANVRVLRIPLAPASTGFIDTKRVGSGLLLQTADDRVVTRDELKVVTKLAPTDAQFTDLLFAWKVAKFVKSNAIVYAKDHRTIGVGAGQMSRVYSARIAGIKAADANLVVEGSVMASDAFFPFRDGIDAAAAAGIKAVIQPGGSMRDGEVITAADEHGIAMVFTGVRHFRH, encoded by the coding sequence ATGACCCTCGATTTCCAGCCCGTGCGCCGGGCGTTGCTGTCCGTTTCCGACAAGACCGGCCTGCTTGACCTGGCCCGTGCCCTCGCTGCCCGCAATGTCGAATTGCTGTCCACCGGCGGCACTGCCAGGACATTGCGTGACGCCGGCCTGTCCGTGCGCGATGTGGCCGAGGTCACCGGATTCCCGGAAATGATGGATGGCCGCGTCAAGACGCTGCACCCGATGGTCCATGGCGGCCTGCTGGGCCGTGCCGGCACCGACGACGCCGTGATGGCCGAGCATGGCATCGGTACGATCGACCTGCTGGTACTGAACCTGTATCCGTTCGAGTCGGTCACCGCGAAGGCGGACTGCACGCTGGCCGACGCGGTGGAAAACATCGACATCGGCGGCCCCGCCATGCTGCGTTCGGCGGCGAAGAACTTCGCCCGCGTGGCGGTGGCCACGGACCCGTCGCAGTACGACGGCATCGTGCGCGAGCTCGACGCGAATGACGGCGCCCTTTCCGCGCAGACGCGCTTCGCGCTGTCGGTGGCCGCGTTCAACCGCGTGGCCCAGTACGACGCCGCCATCAGCAACTACCTGTCCGCGGTCACCGACACCTCGGGCGACGTACCGGTGCGCGCGGCGTTCTCGGCGCAGGCCAACGGCAGCTTCGTCAAGGTCATGGACCTGCGCTACGGCGAGAACCCGCACCAGCAGGCCGCGTTCTACCGCGACCTGTATCCGGCGCCCGGTTCGCTGGCGACGTTCACGCAGCTGCAGGGCAAGGAGCTTAGCTACAACAACATCGCCGACAGCGATGCGGCATGGGAATGCGTGCGCCAGTTCGACGCGCCGGCCTGCGTGATCGTCAAGCACGCCAACCCCTGCGGCGTGGCAGTCGGCGTGGCCTGCGGCGATGCCTACGAACTCGCCTACGCCACCGACCCGACCAGCGCGTTCGGCGGCATCATCGCCTTCAACCGCACACTGGATGCCGCGACGGCCAAAGTGATCCTCGACCGCCAGTTCGTCGAGGTGCTGATCGCGCCGGACTACGAGCCCGCCGCGCTCGACTACGCGGCGAAGAAGGCCAATGTGCGCGTGCTGCGCATTCCGCTGGCGCCGGCATCGACCGGCTTCATCGATACCAAGCGCGTCGGCTCCGGCCTGCTGCTGCAGACCGCCGACGACCGCGTGGTGACGCGCGACGAGCTCAAGGTGGTCACGAAACTCGCGCCGACCGATGCGCAGTTCACCGACCTGCTGTTCGCGTGGAAGGTGGCGAAGTTCGTGAAATCCAACGCCATCGTCTACGCGAAGGACCACCGCACCATCGGCGTCGGTGCCGGCCAGATGAGCCGCGTGTACTCCGCGCGCATCGCCGGCATCAAGGCGGCCGACGCGAACCTAGTGGTCGAAGGTTCGGTGATGGCCAGCGATGCGTTCTTCCCGTTCCGCGACGGCATCGACGCCGCGGCGGCCGCCGGCATCAAGGCGGTGATCCAGCCCGGCGGTTCGATGCGCGACGGCGAGGTCATCACCGCGGCCGACGAGCACGGCATCGCGATGGTGTTTACCGGCGTGCGGCACTTCCGCCACTGA